A DNA window from Verrucomicrobiia bacterium contains the following coding sequences:
- a CDS encoding serine/threonine-protein kinase, producing the protein MVLFTIQNEFRYEIVRKLYEGGMGIVYEAEQLGARGFVKRIAIKVIRQNYANQSQFIENFIGEAKLVADLIHTNIVQTYHLGETQGLYFIAMELIRGANLEQFSQQLLDAKRVLPKELAVFIVSRVARGLAYAHAKTDKDGRPLGIVHRDVSFKNIMIAFEGDVKLTDFGIAKAKGFLVDNEGEVVAGKADYMSPEQANFQITDKRSDLFSAGVVLAHLLLGKNIFKGPSAEESRQRMINMAVPDFRALDSRIDQRLNEILHRALVRDLDKRYPNADELLYDLEHYIYHSGYGPTNETMGKFMRELFAQTAPPAALSPVHGTTALLEAAHPYIQQ; encoded by the coding sequence GTGGTTCTCTTCACGATTCAAAACGAGTTTCGATACGAGATCGTTCGCAAGTTGTACGAAGGCGGCATGGGTATCGTGTATGAAGCTGAGCAACTGGGCGCCCGGGGCTTTGTCAAACGCATCGCGATCAAAGTCATCCGGCAAAACTACGCCAACCAGAGTCAATTCATCGAAAACTTTATCGGCGAGGCCAAATTGGTCGCGGACCTGATTCATACCAACATCGTCCAGACCTATCACCTGGGTGAGACGCAGGGCCTTTATTTCATCGCGATGGAACTGATTCGCGGGGCCAACCTCGAGCAATTCTCGCAGCAGCTCCTCGATGCAAAGCGTGTTCTGCCCAAGGAACTGGCCGTGTTCATCGTCAGCCGCGTGGCGCGCGGGCTGGCTTACGCCCATGCAAAGACAGATAAAGACGGGCGGCCATTGGGGATCGTTCACCGCGATGTGAGTTTCAAGAACATCATGATCGCTTTCGAAGGCGACGTAAAGCTGACCGATTTTGGCATCGCCAAAGCCAAAGGGTTCCTGGTGGATAACGAGGGCGAGGTAGTCGCCGGCAAAGCCGATTATATGAGCCCCGAGCAGGCCAATTTCCAAATCACCGACAAGCGGTCGGACCTCTTCTCGGCGGGCGTGGTGCTGGCGCACCTGCTTCTGGGCAAGAACATTTTCAAAGGCCCTTCTGCCGAGGAATCCAGGCAACGGATGATCAATATGGCCGTCCCGGATTTCCGCGCCCTGGATTCCCGAATCGACCAGCGCCTCAATGAAATCCTCCACCGCGCCCTGGTCCGCGACCTTGACAAGCGCTACCCCAACGCCGACGAGTTGCTTTATGATTTGGAGCATTACATTTACCACTCCGGTTACGGACCAACCAATGAGACGATGGGCAAATTCATGCGCGAACTCTTTGCGCAAACGGCGCCCCCGGCAGCACTTTCC